The Mucilaginibacter rubeus genomic interval ACATTAACAGTACCGCCGGTACCCGCGGATCCGGACTTGGCCTTAACGGCGGTTATAAAGTTGGTAAGTTTAACTTTTCGTTAGGCGGTTTTGGTCGCGGCAGCTACAACTCTCCGGGCTCTTTCAGTAACAGCCAAACAGTAAGCAGCCTTACTTCAAATGATACTTACCTTACTACGCAAAGTGCCACAACTAAAAATAAATCGCTGTTTGGTAGGTATAATTTTGGTATGGACTATGATATCAGCGAACATAACTCGCTTAGCCTGGGCGTGGTAATAGGCGCCAATAACCGTCCCACAACGCAAAATAATTTCCTGACACAAAGTTATCTTAATGATGAACTGACAAGCTCTATGCTGCAGCAGAACAAGATCACCAATAACTCCAACCAGGTAGACGCAACCCTTACTTATACACTTACAGGCAAAAAGCCAGAGCGCGAGTTCAGTATATTGACCGAATACAGCCAGAATAACCGGAATAACAATTTCGAGAATATCTATCTGGATCAAAGCAGTGGCGCGGCAACCGGCGGCCTAAAAAACAATAATAACAGCGTTAATAAAGAACTTACTTTTGAAGCTGATTACCAAACACCTACATTCAAGAACCAATTGCTGGAGTTTGGCGCCAAAGATATTATCAGAACGGTAAGCAGTGATTATACCTATTTTTCTGCTGCCGATGGCTCGCTTAACTACCAGCCTATATCATCATCCAGTTTATCAAACGCTTTCAGCTACAAGCAAAACGTAGCGGCCGGTTACCTGTCATATACGCTTTCGCCTATTAAAAATTACACACTTAAGGCCGGTGCAAGGTATGAGTATACCAACATTACGGCTGATTTTAACAGCGGCTCATCAGTTAATATTCCAAATTACGGTGTACTGGTACCAAGTGTAAACCTGGCCCGTAAGTTTGATAATGGCGATATGATCAAGTTTGGTTTTACGCGTAGGATCCAGCGCCCATCGCTTGAGTTTTTAAACCCTAATATCCAGGCATCAAACCCGCTTAACGTTACTGTAGGAAACCCGGCGCTCTCGCCTGAGTATACCAATAACTTTGAGTTGGGCTACAGCACTCATATCAAAAACAATAGCATTAACGTATCTGCCTTTATGCGCTCTACCAACGATGCTATCCAAACTATCAGGACAAGCAGCGGCGATACAGTGAGGACATCGTACCAAAACTTAGGCAAACAGGATGCTTACGGGTTAAGCCTTTCATTCAATTTATCCCCAATCAATAAATTAAGCATCAATGGTGGTATTGATATGTATCACCTGAGCCTTGATAACCAGGATCCTGATCCATTGTTTCGCGCTAATAACCAGGGCTGGGTAGCTAACTACCGTTTATTCGGTAGCTATGATCTGTCGGATAAATATTCTATTCAGGCTTTCACATTCCGTCGTTCACGCCAGATCCAGTTACAGGGTTACCAGGGAGGTTTTGGGGTTTACAACGTTAGCTTTAACAGATATTTCGCCAAGAAAAAGGGCAGCATAGGCATAGGGCTTGATAACTTCCTGACTAACGGATTTCACGTGCCTACGGTGGTTAACTCGGGTAATATCAGCCAGCAGGCGGTTAACATAACACAGGTACGCAGTTTCGAAATCAGGTTTAGTTACCGCATTGGCGGCCTTAGCCAGGCTAAACCTAAAAAGCCTAAAAAGACCATCAATAATGATGACTTAAAAGACAGCGGAAGCAATAATGACAGTAAATAAGCATCCGGGAAATGTATAAGTAATTCAGAGAAAGATATAATTTTAAGGCCCGGTATAAAGCCACCTTTGTATTGTATTAAAAATTAAAACAATGACAAAGACAATATTTATCACCGGTGCCTCATCTGGCCTGGGTAAAGCTACCGCCAAATTATTTCAAAGCAAAGGATGGAATGTTATAGCAACCATGCGCTCACCTCAACATCAGCAAGAGCTATCAGCACTGGCAAATGTTACCTTGTTGCCCCTTGATGTTAATGACCCGAAACAAATTACCGAGTGTGTAACAAAGGCTGCCGGCTTAGGAAAGATCGACGTAGTATTTAACAACGCAGGGCATGGATTATTTGGCCCCTTAGAAAGTTATGACGACGAGCAGATAGCAGGATTGATAAACACCAATTTATTAGGCGTTATCAGGGTAACCAAAGCTTTTATACCGCATTTCAGGCAACAGGGTGGCGGATTATTTATAACAACATCATCTATGGGCGGTATGACTGCCTTTCCATTCAGCTCCATGTATCATGCAACCAAATGGGGTATAGAAGGGTTTAGCGAGAGTATGTATTTTGAGCTTTCGAAGTTTAATATCGGTATTAAAAACATTTTACCGGGCGGCATCAGAACCGATTACGTAGGCCGTTCAATGGCCCATGGTATCCACGAGGTTGAAGCTTATCAACCGTCAATTGATAAGGTTAACAGTATCATGAGCCATCTTTTACTTCCTGAAAACCTTACACCTGCCGAGGATATTGCTGAAGTAGTATTTGAAGCTGTGACTGATGGCAAGGATCAGTTAAGGTATATTGCAGGCGAAGACGGAAAGGCCTTATATAAAACCCGGACTGAGATGGGCGGGGAGGTGTTTCGCAAGCATTTTGACCAGGTTTTCTTTAGTTAATCCGCTTTAAGGAGATTTCATATCTTTAAAAATGAAAAAAGAACTGATCCGTATCCGTTCCATCAATGAGTTGCACCGGCATTATCAATGTGGTACGCCACGTCATCCGCTGGTTTCGGTTATCGACCTTAAAACAATCCGGCATAATTTGTTGGAGCAAGGCGAGGCTTACCAAATGTCCCTTTATATCATCTCTTGCAAGAGTTTCAAGGGTAACCTGCATTATGGCAGGCAGCTTTATGATTTTGAGGAAGGATCGCTGTTGTTCACTGCTCCTGAACAGGTGATCAGTTCGGAGCCTGAAGTTCAGTTGGAGGAGGGCTGGGCCTTATTCTTTCATCCGGATTTGATTAACGGTACTGTGCTTGGCCGAAATATTCATCAGTATTCTTTTTTTCTGTATGATTTGAATGAAGCCCTGCATGTTTCGGACGAGGAGAAGCAAGTACTGCTGGATTGTGTTAAAAAGATTGAACGGGAATATTCACAAAATATAGATAAGCACACCCAGGGCTTAATCGTGAGTAATATTGAATTACTGCTTAGTTATTGTAACCGATTTTACGATCGCCAGTTTTTGACGCGGGCCAAAACAAATCATGACATTGTGCAGCGTTTTGAGCTATTGCTGAACGAATATTTCACACGTGAAACACTGGTTAATGATGGCTTACCGGAAGTGAAATATTTTGCTTCGAAACTTATTATCTCGCCTAATTACCTGTCCGATCTGTTGCATAAATATACCGGCAAAACAACGCTTGAGCATATTCATTTACAGCTTATTGAAAAGGCGAAACTGTTACTTTGGGAAAGGGGTAAGTCGGTTAGTGAAGTTGCCTATCAGCTCGGGTTTGATCATCCTTCACATTTTACAAAGATCTTCAAAAGCAAAACCGGCTTTACGCCAAAAGCATACCGAAGTAACAACTGATTGGTTTTTTGGAGGTCTGAAATTGATATAACAAAAAAGACGGTCATTTATAGGCCGTCTTTTTTGTTATAATTGGGTTGGACAGTTTGCCCGTAAGCTTTATTTATTGACAATATCAAATGTGCTGAATTGGGCACTTTCAGTTGGCTCGCCTTTAAAAAACAGGCCTATACGTTGAGGCCGGTCCCATTGCGGTAAAAAATCTACAGGGATACTTTTTCCGGCAGATATTTCTTTCCAATCCTGGTTTGGTGCGGCGTAATAAGCTTTGCAGGTTCTGTCGGGTGCCATACTGAATTTAAGTCGTACAGGTGCATCAGATGCTATGGTAACAGAATCAATAACAGTAAAACTGCCGTCTTTAATCATCCATAATTTTACTTGCTTACCCGAAGTGCCAATTCCTAAAGCCGAATTGACAGTGCCATAAAAGGCCAGGCCTTTAAGCGCGTTATTGCTGTTAGATACAGTCGTAGTCATATCGAAATGATCGGATACCGGGCGAACACCATATACAATCCCGGCTTTATTTTTTTCAGACACCTGGCCCGATAAATTAAACTTGCCATTACCTTGTTTTACAACAGGGCTGGCGTTGTGGAAATCATACTGCCAATATAGTGCGGGCTTGTTAGTGGTAAAGGTATCATGTATCCCTGGAAGCTGGCGTGGTGTAGCAACCGCTTTCATGATAGGCCATCCATTGTTTTTGGGCCATGAAAGCGTAGCCAACACGCCCTCGCGCCCAGTGAAAACTTCACTACGCTCATTGTATGCGTGGCACAGATAAAAGTATTGTCCGGTAGTACTTTTAACGAAGGTTCCGTGTCCGCTGCATTTCCAACCAGCTGCAGGTTTTAGCAACTCTTCACCGTCATACTTGTCATACGGACCGGAAAAGCTGGTAGCCCTTGCTACCTTAACATGGTAGCTGCAACGTACACCACAGCAACCTCCGGCAGAATAAAACAGGTAGTAATACTTCCCGTTTTTTAAGATGCTTTGTCCCTCCATACCTATACGTTTATCATCTTTCAAGAGCGAGAACATTTCTCCTTCGGTTTTCAAACCATCTGCCGAAAGTTTACAAGCCAGGAGTTCGATAGGGCGGTTATCGAGGCCGTATGCTTTGAATGAGATATACAATTGTCCATTGTCATTGTATATAAAAGGATCTATGGCTTCTTTCCCATGGTCAACGATAATTCCACGGTCTGTAAAACCATGATCGGGATAATTTGATGTTGCTACACCGATGCAGGAAACATTATCGGATTTACGCCGTGCAGTATAATAAATGTAGTAGGTTTTATTAATATGATAATATTCCGGCGCCCAGAATGATCCTACAGTCCATTCGGGTGCCTTATCAAACACATATCCAACCTGTTTCCAGGTCTTGAGGTCGGTTGAATGATAAACAGGGAAATGCGGGGCCCACTCTGATGATGTTCCCGCTGCGTAATAACCGTTGGGGGTAGCAATAACGGTAGGATCCGGAAAATCACCGGGTATAACAGCTGTGGTTGTTTGGGCGGTACATTGATTTATGGTTGTCCATAAAAGCAGGAAAGCAAAGAAACGTAAGGTTAATAATTTCATCAGGTATTGGTTTTTGGAACGGCAATATCGTTATTTTCCGCTATTGAAGTGTTGCTAAACCGATTTTTGTTTGGCTCAATATAAGTTGTCCTGAATTGGATATAACCATACTAATGAGTTGATGCCGGCTTGTTCGGGTTAGCAAACGTTAACAGTTGTCGCTGATAAGATTCGGCCGTTATGTTTTCTCCTGATTTTTTTGCTGCCATAATTACCCCATAAGTTCCGTTAAAACGATTAGGGTGCGTTTTCAGATCGGCCTGATAAGCTATCAAAGCTTTATCCGGTTTATTCATCTCTAATAACATATCGCCCAAAAGCTCTCGCGCCGGGATTACTTCACAGGGTGTAACCGGGTGCTTTTCTGTTTTATCTTCCATGTCGGCGGCCTGGTTCATCAAATTGAGAGCGTCTTCATTTTTTCCCGCTTTAAATTGCATCCAGGCTTCAGCTGCTTTAATCTGTATTTGTACCTGGTTTGCCTTGTACAAATCTTTTTGCATGGTCAGTGTATCATGGATAACGTTTAGTTTTGCCAATTCCGCTTTAGCGGTGTCCATACTGCCGATGTGTACAGCACCCATTAATCGTGTGAAATGAACAATGGCGGCTTGCCACGGGAAGTTTTTCCATGGAAAATTTAAAGGTGATACAGTCAGCTTTGCGGCTTTATCCCATAATTTATTTTCGAACAGGTAACGTGAAGGAATGGCAGCAAAAGCATAAGCAACTTTAAAATTTACAGGATGCACTTCTGTAATGGTTTGCAGATAGTCGCATTGCTTTTTTGCATCCTTGTTATCTCCTTTTTGCAGGTATGCATAAACCAGATAATCAAGCCCATGAAGCTCTTCGTCCCAATGCCCCTTGATACCGGCTGCAGGTGCATAACATTGCGCCGACGAAACAGAAGCGAGGTTTGAAGTTATGGCCTCATCCCACAGACCTAAACGTGTAAAAATATGCGATGGCATATGAAGTGCATGAGCCGAGGATGGTGCTATATTGGCGTATCTTCTGGCCATTGGCAAGGCCTGTTGAGCTAACCCAGGGTAATCATAGGTATGGATTATGTAATGTGCTATTCCGGGATGATTGGGCTCATTAGGGTAAAGGGAATATAAAATGGCGCCTGCTTTTTTTTGCTTTTTGAACGTCTTATCGGCAGGATCGGCGGCGGCATCGAGTGCAAGGGCATAAAATACGGCTGCTTCTTTATCCTCAGGAAAATCCCTGTATACTTTGGCCATGCCGTTTTCAAAATTGATGCTCCGGGTATGATGATCTGATTTATCCCTGTTTTGATAAAAGGACGAGATCGCATCTATATATTCGGCTTCCCTGGTCGATTTGGGTTTAATGGAACGGGCTATTTCGGCAGCTTTAGCGCCCTTTTTAAGCTCTGCTTTGGTAGGCGGCGTCCAAAGCGGATGATAATTGCACATAGCCACGCCCCAATAAGCCATTGCGCAATCCGGCGATTTATCAATTATTTTCGCGAAGGCCTTTTCTGCTTCGTCGTATTCAAAGGAGTGCAGTAGGGCCACGGCAAGGTTAAAATCGTCTTTGATTTTTCCTTTATTAGATATTTCAAATTCAACTGATCCAAAATGTTTATCGGGCGATCCGCATAAAACAAGCTCTCCTCTTTTAAGTCCTATTTCATTGATCTGATCTTTTGATGGTTCTGTATTTTTTTCCTTGCAGGAGAAAAATACAACCGTTGAAATAAGCAGAAGCGGGACAATGGCAAACAATTTTTCTTTCATAGTTGAAATGATTAACTATCTGAGGTTGAATTGTGTATGGGTTTATAAGCAAATACTTAAATTACAATATTTGTTTGCTTTTGCCGGGAGTAACTATAAAATTAAAGGCAGCCATAAATTTTTATATAGCTGCCTTACTATTCCTGTCAGTGGAAACTACCAGGTTTGTCCGATTAAAGAAAATGTAATACTAATTGTTCCCATTCCTCTCCTAAAGAGATGTTTGGCCTGGTCTGCCTTGCTCTACTATACCAATAGTCGGCATTTCCAATATCGCCTTCCTTGCGGTGCAAATATGCGTGCACCCAGGCCGATGCCTGATCACCCAGGTGATCAACCTGCGCATGCGCCTGATGCCAATCGCCTTTACCATCATACCAAAGACTTTTTAATAGTACAGAAAGTCCGCCGTCTGGCTGTTCTGCAGTTAATGATGCTTTAAATTCTGCTAAAGTTTTCATTGGGTATTTGTTTTTTCGACAGTTGGCGTTACGAAAGTAAATGCCAGCTTATTTGTAAATATCCTAAATTAATCGGGATCATGTATTACCAAAAGAAACATATACATGGCCTACAGTATTGTTGTGGCAGTTATGGCGATGGTTGGTTAAGGGGCTTTCAGTAACCGCTAAATTTTCACGATTATCTTCTTCTTATAAAATATTAACATAGGTAGCCAAACTATCAGTGTAAATATAATAGCGGTAATAAAAGATGCCCACTGCGGGCCAACTATGTTCTTAAAAACAAGATCGTTAATAATATGCATCCCTGAAATTCTACCCTGAGCTGTTGTGATATGAATTAATCCAAAAGGTTCAGGCAATACTTCAGATAGCACATAGGAGGCAATAGCATTAATACCAAACACGGTGAAGATCCAATAAGGCATTTTGATTTTTTTAATATCGATAAGCAGGTAGCAAAGCGCGAAAGCTACCATACAGATCCCGCCGGCATATAAAACATATGAGCTTGACCAAAGCGGTTTGTTTAACGGAAAGAGCAGACTGAAAAGCAACCCGGCTATGGTGAATAAGCAGCCCATGACGGCAAGGCTACCGAATTTATTTTTTGCAGATAGTTTCAGCTCTTTTAATATCGCACCCGCATATAAACTTACCATAGCCGAGCAAACTGCCGGCAAAGTGCCTACTATGCCACAGGGATCTGTGTACGCAAATTTGGCGAGGTGCTTTTCTGAAAGGAAAAACCTGTCTATAACAGCAGCGATATTATGCGTAGGTGTTACAGCATAGGAACCCTGCAAGGGGATAAGGCAGACAACAATATAATATCCGATTAAAATTCCTCCGAAAACGTATTTCCATCTTTTTTGAGGGATATATAGGTAGATCACTGTCGACAGAAAATACACAACGCCTAACCGGGGCAGTACGCCCGGGAAACGCAATGTGCTAAAGCTGAAATTATACACCAACTGAATTCCCCAACCGATTAGAATTAACAAAACCATCCTTTTTAGCGCTTTGAGAATAATATCGCTGTGTTTTTCAGGATAATCTTTTTTTGACTGCAAAGCGAAAACAATAGAAATACCCATCATAAAAATAAAGCAGGGAAATACCAGGTCGGTAGGGGTACAGCCGTTCCATTCCGAATGCTTTAATAGGGCGAAAGCGTGGTCGTGATCGCCGGGGGTATTAACAATGATCATGGCAGCAATAGTAAGGCCACGGAAAACATCTAATGATTGGAGGCGCTCTTTTACTGAGTTCATTAATTGGGTTGGCTTATAAATATTTATGGATCAAAAGGAATTATGCTGCAATTTAATTAAAATAAATCTAAACGTGTACGTACACGTTTAGATTTATTTTAGTTTTGTGAAGATTTGTGTAACAACAATACACGTGTTTTTAAAAGAAGATAGAATAACTCAATTCGTCTGTATATTTGGTGTCTGAACATGAAAGAAAGTAACTCAAACTCAACGGGTGTTAAGGAAATTGCCCGGCTCGCTAATGTTTCTATCGGTACGGTTGACAGGGTGATCCATAACCGCAAGGGTGTATCAGACGAAACCCGTAAAAAGGTTAATGCCATTATTGAAGAACTGAATTTCAGGCCCAATAAAATGGCCAGCCTTTTGGCCCGTCGCGACCAGGTGAATATTGGTGTACTTATCCCGAAAACATCCAGCGAAACCAATTACTGGTCGTACCCGCTGGTGGGTATCACACAAGCTGTGGACGAGTTAAAGCAGTTTGGAGTAAGCGTCACGCACTTCTTTTATGATTTAGATTCAAAAAATAGCTTTACCACTGCGAGCGAGCAGATACTGGCTGCTGATTTACAAGGGGTGTTACTTGCACCGTCGTTTATTGAAGAGTCACTTATGCTTACCAAGAAGCTAACGGAGGCCAATATCCCATTTGTTTTTATCAACTCTGATCTGCCCCGGCAGGAGAGCTTAAGTTATATCGGGCCAGACCTGTTTCAAAGCGGTAGGCTTGCGGCGCAGATTATCAGCATGATGGCCCGCGAAGCCGACGATATATTTATAGTCAATATCTCTACCGAATTGGAACTCGATCACCATTTACTAAGAAAGGAACAAGGCTTCCGGAAGTATTTTGAGGAACATAATATTGCCAATACGATACTTACGCTTAATATCAACCATACCGATAATCAATCGGTTAAAAAACAGCTTAGTAAAGCGCTGGCTTCGGCCCCAAATGCGCGGGTATTGTTTGTCACCAACTCAAGGGTAAACGTGGTGGCGCGTGTGCTGGCAGATCACCCGCAAAAACTAATCCTAATTGGCTATGATTTTATTGAAGAAAATATCCGTTGCCTCGAAAATGAATCTATCTCATTTATTATCAGTCAGCGCCCTAAAGAGCAAGGTTACCAGGGTATCATGGCGCTCTACAAACATCTTTTTGGCTTAGGTGATGCAGAACGTACTAACTACATGCCGATAGATATCATCACCAAAGAAAACTTCCATTATTATAAAAATTAAAATAATGTTTTGATTCCCCGTAGGAGATACCTATTTGTAGATAAATTAATTATAAAATTAGTGCCTCGTAGAGGCTACCCTTATCATATCGACTATAAACTTCTCCATTAGGGTAGCACCTACGGCGCAGAAAATAATTTAATCATGATTCTACAAATAGGTAGCACCTAACGGTGCACGCTGTTAATAGCCGGGGTTTTGTGTTAACTGAGCATCCTTATTCAGGTCAATCTCTGATTGAGGTATCGGTAACAACAAATACTTATCAGATATGCTGGTGATCTTTTGCCCGCGGTTTTTAACCCTGTCAACCAGTGTTTTGGTGCGCATCAGGGTCATGCGGCGATTCTCTTCGGCAATCAATTCGCGTACGCGCTCATCCAATATAAAATCCATTGTAATTTGTCCTGAATTAACTAAAGGGGCATGAGCCCTGTCGCGCAGTACGTTTATACTTGTGGCGGCACCGGCTGTGTTGCCCTGTTTAAATTGCGCTTCGGCTTTAAGTAAATAGGTTTCACCCAGGCGCATGATGATCATATCCTTGATCATGCTGCTGCCAAACTCATCGTTAGGGTCAAACTGGTCCCACTTGTTTGTTTTGGGTACAATGTTACGGTTGGTGTCAATACCCGGCCCCGTAACCAATTTGCCGTAAAGGGAGCTTGACGGATCATTATAATAATATTTGCGACGCAGGTTGTATTGCGAGTTGCGCATGTCATTCTTATCATACAGGTTAAGCACAAAGTATGTTAAAGCCATCCGACTGATACCACGGCCGCCCAAGCTATCGCCTATGATCATACCCGGCGTGTTGTAGTAGCGGCTACCCCAGGCCCTGCGGTGTTGTGAACCGGTAAAGTGATATCCCGGAAACTTGCTGTCAATATCCGGGCCTGCACCGTTAGGTACCGATGCCGGGTTTTCTGTTTCCTGCACCCAGATGGCTTCGGTATTGCCCTGGTTACGACGCTGGTTACCAAAAATGAACATATCGGCGAAGGCGTCGCCGGGTTGGTTGGCATGTACGCCGTAACGGTTCCTGATCAAGCTAAAAAAGCCGCTGTTAATCACGGAGTTACACTCGGTTTCAGCGTCAGGGTTTTTGCCCATCCTCAGGTAAACCTCTGCCAATAATTGAGAAGCCATAGCGGTGTGTGGTGTTGAGGCTACTGCTAATTGATCAACCGTTGGCGCGTTTTGTTTAGCAAAAGTAAGGTCCTGTACAATGAGCTTGTTTACATCATCAAGCGGTGCGCGTACAAAATCAGTTTTAGGCGCGGTAAGCGGCGTGGTAATAATAGGCACGCCGCCAAATAAGGTAGCCAGGTAATTATAGGCTAATCCTCTGTAAAATAAGGCCTGTCCCTTAATACGATTTTTAAAGCCGGTTGATAGGGTTAACTCTGGTTGATCAATATTGGTTACCACATTATTGGCGTTGTTAATGAGCAGGTAGCACCATCTCCAAACAAAATCTATCGATACATCCCTTGAGGTAAGTTTTTCATAGTTTGTGTAGGGTATGGCCATAGGGTCCAGATCATCGATGGCTTTGTTATAGGCCACATCGGTGCCCATTTGCCATACGCACAGAAAGCCCTGGTTACCATTCTGGTTTTCGTTTTGATTGTTCCAGAGGTTGTAAGTGTATTGTAAACCTACTATACCCGCTTCAAAGGCAAGTGAATCTTTGAGCGCCGCAGGGGTAAATTTGGAGTAAACGGTCTCCTTCAAAAAGTCCTTTTTACAGGAGTTGAGCATCGCACCTATGGCGAGCAGCACCGTTAGCAGTTTGATATATGTTTTCATAATGCTTATT includes:
- a CDS encoding acyltransferase family protein, encoding MNSVKERLQSLDVFRGLTIAAMIIVNTPGDHDHAFALLKHSEWNGCTPTDLVFPCFIFMMGISIVFALQSKKDYPEKHSDIILKALKRMVLLILIGWGIQLVYNFSFSTLRFPGVLPRLGVVYFLSTVIYLYIPQKRWKYVFGGILIGYYIVVCLIPLQGSYAVTPTHNIAAVIDRFFLSEKHLAKFAYTDPCGIVGTLPAVCSAMVSLYAGAILKELKLSAKNKFGSLAVMGCLFTIAGLLFSLLFPLNKPLWSSSYVLYAGGICMVAFALCYLLIDIKKIKMPYWIFTVFGINAIASYVLSEVLPEPFGLIHITTAQGRISGMHIINDLVFKNIVGPQWASFITAIIFTLIVWLPMLIFYKKKIIVKI
- a CDS encoding substrate-binding domain-containing protein gives rise to the protein MKESNSNSTGVKEIARLANVSIGTVDRVIHNRKGVSDETRKKVNAIIEELNFRPNKMASLLARRDQVNIGVLIPKTSSETNYWSYPLVGITQAVDELKQFGVSVTHFFYDLDSKNSFTTASEQILAADLQGVLLAPSFIEESLMLTKKLTEANIPFVFINSDLPRQESLSYIGPDLFQSGRLAAQIISMMAREADDIFIVNISTELELDHHLLRKEQGFRKYFEEHNIANTILTLNINHTDNQSVKKQLSKALASAPNARVLFVTNSRVNVVARVLADHPQKLILIGYDFIEENIRCLENESISFIISQRPKEQGYQGIMALYKHLFGLGDAERTNYMPIDIITKENFHYYKN
- a CDS encoding RagB/SusD family nutrient uptake outer membrane protein, coding for MKTYIKLLTVLLAIGAMLNSCKKDFLKETVYSKFTPAALKDSLAFEAGIVGLQYTYNLWNNQNENQNGNQGFLCVWQMGTDVAYNKAIDDLDPMAIPYTNYEKLTSRDVSIDFVWRWCYLLINNANNVVTNIDQPELTLSTGFKNRIKGQALFYRGLAYNYLATLFGGVPIITTPLTAPKTDFVRAPLDDVNKLIVQDLTFAKQNAPTVDQLAVASTPHTAMASQLLAEVYLRMGKNPDAETECNSVINSGFFSLIRNRYGVHANQPGDAFADMFIFGNQRRNQGNTEAIWVQETENPASVPNGAGPDIDSKFPGYHFTGSQHRRAWGSRYYNTPGMIIGDSLGGRGISRMALTYFVLNLYDKNDMRNSQYNLRRKYYYNDPSSSLYGKLVTGPGIDTNRNIVPKTNKWDQFDPNDEFGSSMIKDMIIMRLGETYLLKAEAQFKQGNTAGAATSINVLRDRAHAPLVNSGQITMDFILDERVRELIAEENRRMTLMRTKTLVDRVKNRGQKITSISDKYLLLPIPQSEIDLNKDAQLTQNPGY
- a CDS encoding tetratricopeptide repeat protein; protein product: MKEKLFAIVPLLLISTVVFFSCKEKNTEPSKDQINEIGLKRGELVLCGSPDKHFGSVEFEISNKGKIKDDFNLAVALLHSFEYDEAEKAFAKIIDKSPDCAMAYWGVAMCNYHPLWTPPTKAELKKGAKAAEIARSIKPKSTREAEYIDAISSFYQNRDKSDHHTRSINFENGMAKVYRDFPEDKEAAVFYALALDAAADPADKTFKKQKKAGAILYSLYPNEPNHPGIAHYIIHTYDYPGLAQQALPMARRYANIAPSSAHALHMPSHIFTRLGLWDEAITSNLASVSSAQCYAPAAGIKGHWDEELHGLDYLVYAYLQKGDNKDAKKQCDYLQTITEVHPVNFKVAYAFAAIPSRYLFENKLWDKAAKLTVSPLNFPWKNFPWQAAIVHFTRLMGAVHIGSMDTAKAELAKLNVIHDTLTMQKDLYKANQVQIQIKAAEAWMQFKAGKNEDALNLMNQAADMEDKTEKHPVTPCEVIPARELLGDMLLEMNKPDKALIAYQADLKTHPNRFNGTYGVIMAAKKSGENITAESYQRQLLTFANPNKPASTH
- a CDS encoding glycoside hydrolase family 43 protein, with the translated sequence MKLLTLRFFAFLLLWTTINQCTAQTTTAVIPGDFPDPTVIATPNGYYAAGTSSEWAPHFPVYHSTDLKTWKQVGYVFDKAPEWTVGSFWAPEYYHINKTYYIYYTARRKSDNVSCIGVATSNYPDHGFTDRGIIVDHGKEAIDPFIYNDNGQLYISFKAYGLDNRPIELLACKLSADGLKTEGEMFSLLKDDKRIGMEGQSILKNGKYYYLFYSAGGCCGVRCSYHVKVARATSFSGPYDKYDGEELLKPAAGWKCSGHGTFVKSTTGQYFYLCHAYNERSEVFTGREGVLATLSWPKNNGWPIMKAVATPRQLPGIHDTFTTNKPALYWQYDFHNASPVVKQGNGKFNLSGQVSEKNKAGIVYGVRPVSDHFDMTTTVSNSNNALKGLAFYGTVNSALGIGTSGKQVKLWMIKDGSFTVIDSVTIASDAPVRLKFSMAPDRTCKAYYAAPNQDWKEISAGKSIPVDFLPQWDRPQRIGLFFKGEPTESAQFSTFDIVNK
- a CDS encoding SDR family oxidoreductase, giving the protein MTKTIFITGASSGLGKATAKLFQSKGWNVIATMRSPQHQQELSALANVTLLPLDVNDPKQITECVTKAAGLGKIDVVFNNAGHGLFGPLESYDDEQIAGLINTNLLGVIRVTKAFIPHFRQQGGGLFITTSSMGGMTAFPFSSMYHATKWGIEGFSESMYFELSKFNIGIKNILPGGIRTDYVGRSMAHGIHEVEAYQPSIDKVNSIMSHLLLPENLTPAEDIAEVVFEAVTDGKDQLRYIAGEDGKALYKTRTEMGGEVFRKHFDQVFFS
- a CDS encoding helix-turn-helix domain-containing protein, coding for MKKELIRIRSINELHRHYQCGTPRHPLVSVIDLKTIRHNLLEQGEAYQMSLYIISCKSFKGNLHYGRQLYDFEEGSLLFTAPEQVISSEPEVQLEEGWALFFHPDLINGTVLGRNIHQYSFFLYDLNEALHVSDEEKQVLLDCVKKIEREYSQNIDKHTQGLIVSNIELLLSYCNRFYDRQFLTRAKTNHDIVQRFELLLNEYFTRETLVNDGLPEVKYFASKLIISPNYLSDLLHKYTGKTTLEHIHLQLIEKAKLLLWERGKSVSEVAYQLGFDHPSHFTKIFKSKTGFTPKAYRSNN
- a CDS encoding TonB-dependent receptor domain-containing protein; this encodes MMKKISLFILFILAVLASSASSRVKSNITSNLDEFSSGISGTVLDSVSGKPVDYATVTIIDQSSGKIVSGSLTATDGKFSIGKLNRGIYNVKISFLSYADKTISGINLADGESKKLGRVLLSPNAKLLNEVQVTAKKALVEEKIDRTVYNAENDLTARGGDASDVMKRVPMVSVDMDGNVSLRGSQNIKVLINGKPSAMMSASVADALKQIPADLIKSVEVITSPSAKYDAEGSGGIINIVLKQNTLQGLTLNINSTAGTRGSGLGLNGGYKVGKFNFSLGGFGRGSYNSPGSFSNSQTVSSLTSNDTYLTTQSATTKNKSLFGRYNFGMDYDISEHNSLSLGVVIGANNRPTTQNNFLTQSYLNDELTSSMLQQNKITNNSNQVDATLTYTLTGKKPEREFSILTEYSQNNRNNNFENIYLDQSSGAATGGLKNNNNSVNKELTFEADYQTPTFKNQLLEFGAKDIIRTVSSDYTYFSAADGSLNYQPISSSSLSNAFSYKQNVAAGYLSYTLSPIKNYTLKAGARYEYTNITADFNSGSSVNIPNYGVLVPSVNLARKFDNGDMIKFGFTRRIQRPSLEFLNPNIQASNPLNVTVGNPALSPEYTNNFELGYSTHIKNNSINVSAFMRSTNDAIQTIRTSSGDTVRTSYQNLGKQDAYGLSLSFNLSPINKLSINGGIDMYHLSLDNQDPDPLFRANNQGWVANYRLFGSYDLSDKYSIQAFTFRRSRQIQLQGYQGGFGVYNVSFNRYFAKKKGSIGIGLDNFLTNGFHVPTVVNSGNISQQAVNITQVRSFEIRFSYRIGGLSQAKPKKPKKTINNDDLKDSGSNNDSK